The Mercurialis annua linkage group LG8, ddMerAnnu1.2, whole genome shotgun sequence genome window below encodes:
- the LOC126661024 gene encoding uncharacterized protein LOC126661024 isoform X2 produces the protein MEPAKIDWKKVESVFVEDKLYETISAPKWVDFLNPQDDDDSFNDEAWFCRPDCNHPKTVEDFLRTATPNSKLSKSPLGSWNLRDGKLKWRGQNQSPVTPSDRFKFNEDGENQNPNLSKPPSYQAKSMKSIIKSSTEKKRAVDDISLTKEAPRLKSTLSARNLFAGKDILGHISEFCNELKKMAMRTKEKENGEKESQVGEKIEVVVVSEVPKERKPLLEMGREKSEGIEKGSSKEKLRRKKAMDDAENIPVPLKLGNVKHKGEERLLQIRTNPPSPQCFSATRAPTKITPSKSSKPRVMCAN, from the exons ATGGAACCAGCTAAAATAGACTGGAAGAAGGTGGAGTCAGTGTTTGTTGAAGATAAATTGTATGAAACTATTAGTGCACCCAAATGGGTTGATTTCTTGAACCCTCAAGATGATGATGATTCTTTCAACGATGAGGCTTGGTTTTGCAGACctg ATTGTAATCATCCTAAGACGGTTGAGGATTTTCTTAGAACAGCTACtccaaattcaaag CTTTCTAAATCCCCTCTTGGCAGCTGGAATCTAAG GGATGGAAAATTGAAGTGGAGAGGGCAAAATCAGTCTCCAGTCACACCTAGTGATAGATTTAAGTTTAATGAAGACGGTGAAAACCAGAACCCGAATTTGTCAAAACCTCCGAGTTACCAAGCTAAGTCCATGAAATCGATAATTAAATCAAGTACTGAAAAGAAAAGAGCAGTTGATGATATCTCACTAACCAAAGAAGCACCGAGGCTGAAAAGCACGTTATCTGCGAGGAATTTGTTTGCGGGGAAGGATATTCTAGGTCATATTAGTGAGTTTTGTAATGAATTGAAGAAGATGGCGATGAGAACTAAAGAAAAAGAGAATGGTGAGAAGGAGAGCCAAGTGGGAGAGAAGATAGAAGTTGTTGTGGTTAGTGAGGTTCCTAAAGAGAGGAAGCCTTTGCTTGAAATGGGTAGAGAGAAATCTGAAGGAATTGAGAAAGGAAGTAGCAAAGAGAAGCTAAGGAGGAAGAA AGCAATGGATGATGCAGAAAATATTCCAGTCCCTTTAAAGTTGGGAAATGTAAAGCATAAAGGAGAGGAGCGGTTGTTGCAAATTCGGACCAATCCTCCTTCCCCTCAATGCTTTTCTGCGACGCGTGCTCCCACCAAAATCACCCCTTCAAAGTCTTCAAAACCCAGAGTTATG
- the LOC126662370 gene encoding E3 ubiquitin-protein ligase BIG BROTHER — protein sequence MNEDNRQMEVQYINTGFPYTVTESFMNLFDGATHVPLHYAHAGQMLDQVQEYAYWSMNMNAYKYGFSGNTYYDSYEVNDNVPRIDLSRATWEHPSALNIEEPTNIDTQSEGDAVVGVHASPEECIPNHSTSESPQAVWQDDIDPDTMTYEELLDLGEAVGTQSRGLPQELISLLPTSRCKFGSFFSRRKAGERCVICQMRYKRGDKQMKLPCKHVYHCECISKWLGINKVCPVCNNEVFGEESKQ from the exons ATGAATGAAGATAATAGACAAATGGAGGTGCAATACATAAATACCGGCTTCCCTTATACGGTCACTGAGAGTTTTATGAACTTGTTTGATGGGGCAACACATGTGCCTCTGCATTATGCTCATGCCGGACAAATGCTTGATCAAGTTCAG GAGTACGCGTATTGGTCAATGAACATGAATGCATATAAATATGGATTTTCTGGGAATACTTATTATGATTCATACGAGGTAAATGATAATGTACCAAGAATTGATCTTAGTAGGGCAACTTGGGAACACCCTTCAGCGTTGAACATAGAAGAGCCAACAAATATAGATACACAATCCGAAGGAGATGCAGTTGTTGGGGTGCATGCTTCACCAGAAGAAT GTATCCCAAATCATTCAACCAGTGAAAGTCCTCAG GCTGTTTGGCAAGATGATATTGATCCAGATACCATGACGTATGAG GAATTACTGGACTTAGGTGAGGCAGTTGGAACTCAAAGTAGAGGCCTGCCACAGGAACTTATTAGTTTGCTTCCAACATCAAGATGCAAATTTGGAAGCTTTTTCTCCAGGAGAAAAGCTGGGGAGAG ATGTGTAATTTGCCAGATGAGGTATAAAAGAGGGGACAAGCAAATGAAACTACCATGCAAACATGTTTACCATTGTGAATGCATCTCCAAATGGCTTGGGATTAACAAG GTATGCCCAGTTTGTAACAATGAGGTATTTGGTGAAGAATCAAAGCAATGA
- the LOC130014523 gene encoding uncharacterized protein LOC130014523 isoform X3, with protein sequence MILKFEIWRILGGLHSSMELPHHPRSDERISTRFEANGSRYLHAYLKNLDSKWDGMISFGKSSFRSFNSRKSFAQEVKEGFHSSSPQ encoded by the exons ATGATTTTGAAGTTTGAAATTTGGAGAATTCTTGGAGGTCTTCATTCTTCCATGGAGTTACCACATCACCCAAG ATCGGACGAGCGAATATCGACAAGGTTTGAGGCAAACGGATCGAGATATCTTCatgcttatttgaagaatttggatagcaagtg ggatggtATGATATCATTTGgaaagtcaagcttccgaagttttaattctcggaagtcatttgcacaagaagtgaaagaaggttttcattctagcagtccgcagtag
- the LOC130014523 gene encoding uncharacterized protein LOC130014523 isoform X1 has translation MVYFDGMLIRKSRVYELNIDFIYLIVCEVKLMILKFEIWRILGGLHSSMELPHHPRSDERISTRFEANGSRYLHAYLKNLDSKWDGMISFGKSSFRSFNSRKSFAQEVKEGFHSSSPQ, from the exons ATGGTTTATTTTGATGGTATGTTGATTAGAAAGAGTAGGGTTTATGAGCTAAATATTGATTTCATTTATTTGATTGTATGTGAGGTGAAATTAATGATTTTGAAGTTTGAAATTTGGAGAATTCTTGGAGGTCTTCATTCTTCCATGGAGTTACCACATCACCCAAG ATCGGACGAGCGAATATCGACAAGGTTTGAGGCAAACGGATCGAGATATCTTCatgcttatttgaagaatttggatagcaagtg ggatggtATGATATCATTTGgaaagtcaagcttccgaagttttaattctcggaagtcatttgcacaagaagtgaaagaaggttttcattctagcagtccgcagtag
- the LOC130014523 gene encoding uncharacterized protein LOC130014523 isoform X2, with protein sequence MVYFDGMLIRKSRVYELNIDFIYLIVCEVKLMILKFEIWRILGGLHSSMELPHHPRDGMISFGKSSFRSFNSRKSFAQEVKEGFHSSSPQ encoded by the exons ATGGTTTATTTTGATGGTATGTTGATTAGAAAGAGTAGGGTTTATGAGCTAAATATTGATTTCATTTATTTGATTGTATGTGAGGTGAAATTAATGATTTTGAAGTTTGAAATTTGGAGAATTCTTGGAGGTCTTCATTCTTCCATGGAGTTACCACATCACCCAAG ggatggtATGATATCATTTGgaaagtcaagcttccgaagttttaattctcggaagtcatttgcacaagaagtgaaagaaggttttcattctagcagtccgcagtag